A stretch of the Comamonas testosteroni TK102 genome encodes the following:
- a CDS encoding PhoX family protein, producing the protein MAQNLLSRRKALQLFSGAPLLPLGSVVSASSLLAACGGGDDDTPTTPTTPPVTKNYVSASFTAMAAPSLTTPANMATMYVASQLKVAFDDKSEQVYDLGYQPFFVTGDMVSDGKGGQLLAGGYYDIYNNKIIDKTVSGKERHFFSDSPDGTSLLTVPNAKVDGVKGQPVFAVVQFEYTTWAQDGTTDMYGKLPSPIAVLTLDQDQTTGKLSLVKYHNVDTSKVHGLWITCGASLSPWGTHLSSEEYEPDAFSIASNTMFQAYSQNLYGDSSKANPYHYGHMPEVIVNVDGTATIKKHFCMGRISHELVQVMPDQRTALMGDDATNSGYFVFVADKEKDLSSGTLYAAKVGAGFSIDPAAKSAAPLTWIKLGSATSAEIENLANTLKPTDIMTVSKTDPSDSSYTKIVANDKTKWIKINAGMDKAAAFLETHRYAAFKGASLGFTKMEGTTVNAKDKIAYSALQNVQSSMVAGNAANVAGNGVSVPKQLVAGVVMALNLKGGQKDTTGTAINSEWMPVDTAALLAGEDLLDTDGKTLKGDALGNTANPNKIANPDNLKFSEKMRTLFIGEDSSQHVNNFMWAYNVDTKQLSRVLSVPAGGESTGLHAVDEINGWTYIMSNFQHAGDWGGIHANVKTQLDPLIKANYKDKFGSAVGYITASPAQMKLSAK; encoded by the coding sequence ATGGCACAAAATCTGCTCAGCCGTCGTAAGGCCCTGCAACTCTTTTCCGGCGCTCCCCTGCTCCCCCTGGGTTCGGTCGTGTCCGCATCCAGCCTGCTGGCCGCATGTGGTGGTGGCGATGACGACACCCCGACAACGCCTACGACGCCTCCCGTCACCAAGAACTATGTCTCGGCCAGCTTCACCGCCATGGCCGCGCCTTCGCTGACCACGCCCGCCAATATGGCCACCATGTATGTGGCCTCCCAGCTCAAGGTCGCATTCGACGACAAGAGCGAGCAGGTCTACGACCTGGGCTACCAGCCCTTCTTCGTGACCGGCGACATGGTCTCCGACGGCAAGGGCGGCCAGCTGCTGGCCGGCGGCTACTACGACATCTACAACAACAAGATCATCGACAAGACCGTCTCCGGCAAGGAGCGCCACTTCTTCTCCGACTCGCCCGACGGCACCTCGCTGCTGACCGTGCCCAATGCCAAGGTCGACGGCGTCAAGGGCCAGCCCGTGTTTGCCGTGGTGCAGTTCGAATACACCACCTGGGCCCAGGACGGCACGACCGATATGTACGGCAAGCTGCCCTCGCCCATCGCCGTGCTGACGCTGGACCAGGACCAGACCACGGGCAAGCTGAGCCTGGTCAAGTACCACAATGTGGACACCTCCAAGGTCCACGGCCTGTGGATCACCTGCGGCGCCAGCCTGTCGCCCTGGGGCACTCATCTGTCCTCGGAAGAGTACGAGCCCGATGCCTTCAGCATCGCCAGCAACACCATGTTCCAGGCCTATAGCCAGAACCTCTACGGCGACTCCAGCAAGGCCAACCCCTACCACTACGGCCACATGCCCGAAGTGATCGTCAATGTCGACGGCACGGCCACCATCAAGAAGCACTTCTGCATGGGCCGCATCTCGCACGAGCTGGTGCAGGTCATGCCCGACCAGCGCACCGCGCTCATGGGTGACGACGCCACCAACAGCGGCTACTTCGTCTTCGTCGCCGACAAGGAAAAAGACCTGTCCTCAGGCACGCTGTACGCCGCCAAGGTCGGCGCGGGCTTCTCCATCGACCCCGCCGCCAAGAGCGCCGCGCCGCTGACCTGGATCAAGCTGGGCTCGGCCACCAGCGCCGAAATCGAAAACCTGGCCAACACGCTCAAGCCCACGGACATCATGACCGTGTCCAAGACCGACCCCAGCGACTCCAGCTACACCAAGATCGTGGCCAACGACAAGACCAAGTGGATCAAGATCAACGCCGGCATGGACAAGGCCGCAGCCTTCCTCGAAACCCATCGCTATGCCGCCTTCAAGGGCGCCAGCCTGGGCTTCACCAAGATGGAAGGCACGACCGTCAATGCCAAGGACAAGATTGCCTACTCCGCACTGCAGAACGTGCAGTCCTCCATGGTGGCCGGCAATGCCGCCAACGTGGCAGGCAACGGCGTCTCGGTGCCCAAGCAGCTGGTGGCCGGCGTCGTGATGGCGCTGAACCTCAAGGGCGGCCAGAAGGACACGACCGGCACGGCCATCAACAGCGAATGGATGCCCGTGGACACGGCTGCCCTGCTGGCTGGCGAGGATCTGCTGGACACCGACGGCAAGACCCTCAAGGGCGACGCCCTGGGCAACACCGCCAACCCCAACAAGATTGCCAACCCCGACAACCTCAAGTTCTCGGAAAAAATGCGCACCCTGTTCATCGGCGAGGACAGCAGCCAGCACGTCAACAACTTCATGTGGGCCTACAACGTGGACACCAAGCAGCTGTCGCGCGTGCTGTCCGTGCCCGCCGGCGGCGAATCCACGGGCCTGCATGCCGTGGACGAAATCAACGGCTGGACCTACATCATGAGCAACTTCCAGCACGCCGGTGACTGGGGCGGCATCCACGCCAACGTCAAGACCCAGCTGGATCCGCTGATCAAGGCCAACTACAAGGACAAGTTCGGCTCCGCCGTGGGCTACATCACGGCCTCGCCCGCCCAGATGAAGCTCAGCGCCAAGTAA
- a CDS encoding DHA2 family efflux MFS transporter permease subunit, with protein MSDHNASAAAAADAPAVPMAAGMVPLTGGTLWLAALVLAAANFMAVLDMTVANVSVPSIAGNLGATTSQGTWVITSYAVAEAITVPLTGWLAARFGAVRVFATAMGLFGLASLLCGLANSLGMLVFARILQGLAGGPLMPLSQSLLLRIFPPRMAPAAIGLWSMTTLIAPVLGPIVGGWICDEYTWHWIFLINIPVALVCAFAVWHLVRRYEQPLLKNPIDTVGLLLLIVWVGSLQLMLDEGKNLDWFASPMIVALAAVAVVGFAAFMIWELHAEHPIVDLRVFRHRGFSMAVLTISLAFAAFFAVNVLTPLWLQSFMGYTATLAGLVTAWTGLFALFVAPAAAGLAARVDPRRLIFGGVFWMGVITCWRAFATTDMGYWDIALPLMFMGLGLPFFFIPTTGLALASVEPQEMDNAAGLMNFLRTLSGAAAVSVVNTAWENGTTRKHADLVGLSDAGGEVLHGLQQSGMSADAALSALDQLITSQSVMLATNQIMFIIAGGFVLAACAIWLAPRPTRTVDPGAGGH; from the coding sequence ATGAGCGATCACAACGCAAGTGCGGCCGCAGCGGCCGATGCGCCTGCCGTGCCCATGGCCGCCGGCATGGTGCCGCTGACGGGGGGCACGCTGTGGCTGGCGGCCCTGGTGCTGGCTGCGGCCAATTTCATGGCCGTGCTGGACATGACGGTGGCCAATGTCTCCGTGCCCAGCATCGCCGGCAATCTGGGCGCGACCACCAGCCAGGGCACCTGGGTCATCACCAGCTATGCGGTGGCCGAGGCCATCACCGTGCCGCTGACCGGCTGGCTGGCGGCGCGCTTCGGCGCGGTGCGCGTGTTTGCCACGGCCATGGGCCTGTTCGGTCTGGCATCGCTGCTGTGCGGCCTGGCCAATTCCCTGGGCATGCTGGTGTTTGCGCGTATCTTGCAGGGTCTGGCCGGCGGCCCGCTGATGCCGCTGTCCCAGTCGCTGCTGCTGCGCATCTTCCCGCCGCGCATGGCGCCCGCAGCCATCGGCCTGTGGTCTATGACCACGCTGATTGCCCCCGTGCTGGGCCCCATCGTGGGCGGCTGGATCTGCGACGAGTACACCTGGCACTGGATCTTTCTGATCAACATCCCGGTGGCCCTGGTCTGCGCGTTTGCGGTCTGGCATCTGGTCAGGCGCTACGAGCAGCCGCTGCTCAAGAACCCCATAGACACCGTGGGCCTGCTTCTGCTCATCGTCTGGGTGGGCTCGCTGCAGCTGATGCTGGATGAAGGCAAGAACCTGGACTGGTTTGCCTCGCCCATGATCGTGGCGCTGGCTGCGGTGGCCGTGGTGGGCTTTGCGGCCTTCATGATCTGGGAGCTGCATGCCGAGCACCCGATCGTGGATCTGCGCGTCTTCAGGCACCGCGGCTTTTCCATGGCCGTGCTGACCATCAGTCTGGCGTTTGCGGCCTTCTTCGCCGTCAATGTGCTCACGCCGCTGTGGCTGCAGAGCTTCATGGGCTACACGGCCACGCTGGCGGGCCTGGTCACGGCATGGACGGGGCTGTTCGCGCTGTTCGTGGCGCCGGCCGCCGCCGGGCTGGCGGCCCGGGTGGACCCGCGCCGGCTGATCTTTGGCGGGGTGTTCTGGATGGGGGTGATCACCTGCTGGCGGGCGTTCGCCACGACGGACATGGGCTATTGGGACATCGCCCTGCCGCTGATGTTCATGGGGCTGGGTCTGCCGTTCTTCTTCATCCCGACCACCGGGCTGGCGCTGGCCAGCGTGGAGCCGCAGGAGATGGACAACGCCGCCGGCCTGATGAACTTTCTGCGCACCCTGTCGGGCGCGGCGGCGGTCTCCGTGGTCAACACGGCCTGGGAGAACGGCACGACGCGCAAGCATGCGGATCTGGTGGGTTTGAGCGATGCCGGCGGCGAGGTGCTGCACGGGCTGCAGCAGTCGGGCATGAGTGCCGATGCGGCGCTGTCGGCGCTTGATCAGCTCATCACCAGCCAGAGCGTGATGCTGGCCACCAATCAGATCATGTTCATCATCGCGGGCGGCTTTGTGCTCGCGGCCTGCGCGATCTGGCTGGCACCGAGGCCGACCCGCACGGTCGATCCCGGTGCGGGCGGCCACTGA
- a CDS encoding efflux transporter outer membrane subunit — MTQCIAAAPQRTRRGRHGWWVLGLPALLAACAQVPEWEGKAVLAQPVPETLQAANHAPPMDWPTQQWWQRYGDAQLDQLIAQALEGAPDMAAAAARVQQARAMLGVSEAASAPQLSARASVSEDKLSYHHLTPEAFAPRGMNDYGRATLDLSWSLDLWGKQRAAVAAAAGELAAREADAAQARLLLSSNVALAYAQLLRLAANVQTLEQSVQVRRTTAELFEQRYANGLENQGSVHSARARQAAAQAELAQMQEQVALQRNSIAALMGAAPDRGAAIALDAGRLQSPWQQQWALPPQLPAHLLGRRPDVVAARLQAQALESRVASQQAEFYPDVNLSAFVGVQSLGLDMLTRSGSGIASLGPAVSLPIFNGGRLRSQLGAARARYDEAVAQYRSTLNRALQEVADNAVSQRALQQQLTAMQQAVTAATEAHRVARNRYEGGLARYLDVLSAEDQLLASVRQLVDVQSRALTLDIGLHRALGGGWSESAGAPDATAPKA, encoded by the coding sequence ATGACTCAATGCATAGCCGCCGCGCCGCAGAGGACTCGGCGTGGGCGCCATGGCTGGTGGGTTCTGGGCTTGCCTGCGCTACTGGCAGCCTGCGCCCAGGTTCCCGAATGGGAGGGCAAGGCCGTGCTGGCGCAGCCCGTGCCCGAGACTCTGCAGGCTGCAAACCATGCCCCGCCCATGGACTGGCCCACCCAGCAATGGTGGCAGCGCTATGGCGATGCACAGCTCGATCAGCTGATCGCCCAGGCTCTGGAGGGCGCTCCCGATATGGCTGCCGCCGCAGCCCGCGTGCAGCAGGCCCGGGCCATGCTGGGTGTGAGCGAAGCGGCCTCTGCGCCGCAGCTTTCCGCCCGCGCCTCGGTCAGCGAGGACAAGCTCAGCTACCACCATCTGACGCCAGAGGCCTTCGCGCCGCGCGGCATGAATGACTATGGCCGCGCCACGCTGGACCTGAGCTGGTCGCTGGACCTGTGGGGCAAGCAGCGCGCCGCCGTGGCCGCCGCTGCCGGCGAGCTGGCAGCGCGCGAGGCCGATGCAGCCCAGGCGCGTCTCTTGCTGTCGAGCAATGTGGCCCTGGCCTATGCACAGCTGCTGCGCCTGGCTGCCAATGTGCAGACGCTTGAGCAATCGGTGCAGGTACGCCGGACCACGGCCGAGTTGTTTGAGCAGCGCTATGCCAACGGGCTCGAAAACCAGGGCAGCGTGCACAGCGCCAGGGCGCGTCAGGCCGCGGCACAGGCCGAACTGGCACAGATGCAGGAACAGGTCGCCTTGCAGCGCAACAGCATTGCTGCGCTGATGGGAGCCGCTCCCGATCGTGGTGCGGCTATCGCGCTGGATGCCGGGCGCCTGCAATCACCGTGGCAGCAGCAATGGGCCTTGCCGCCGCAGTTGCCGGCGCATCTGCTGGGCCGTCGCCCCGATGTGGTGGCCGCCCGCCTGCAGGCGCAGGCGCTGGAGTCGCGCGTGGCATCGCAGCAGGCCGAGTTCTATCCCGATGTGAATCTCAGCGCCTTTGTCGGCGTGCAGTCGCTGGGCCTGGACATGCTGACCCGAAGCGGCTCCGGCATCGCCAGCCTGGGTCCGGCCGTCAGCCTGCCGATCTTCAATGGCGGCCGTTTGCGCTCGCAGCTGGGGGCCGCGCGTGCCCGCTATGACGAGGCCGTGGCCCAGTACCGCAGCACGCTGAACCGGGCCTTGCAGGAGGTGGCGGACAACGCCGTCAGCCAGCGAGCGCTGCAGCAGCAGCTGACGGCCATGCAGCAGGCCGTGACGGCCGCGACCGAGGCACATCGTGTGGCGCGCAACCGCTATGAGGGCGGTCTGGCGCGCTATCTCGATGTGCTGTCGGCGGAAGACCAGCTGCTGGCCAGCGTGCGCCAGCTGGTCGATGTGCAGTCGCGTGCCCTGACGCTCGATATCGGTCTGCACCGCGCACTGGGCGGCGGCTGGAGCGAGTCCGCCGGCGCTCCTGATGCGACCGCGCCAAAGGCCTGA
- a CDS encoding UvrD-helicase domain-containing protein has protein sequence MFPIDLLDSAPDGANSGANPASHSPLLTGLNDEQLAAVTLPAGHALILAGAGSGKTRVLTTRIAWLLQTGQATPGSIMAVTFTNKAAKEMLTRLSAMLPYNVRGMWIGTFHGLCNRLLRAHYQAARLPQAFQILDTQDQLSAIKRLCKQFNVDDERFPPKQLMYFIAGCKEEGMRPGDVVATDPDTRKKVELYQLYEEQCQREGVVDFGELMLRSYELLRDDVHLRHHYQRRFQHILVDEFQDTNKLQYQWLKQLAGDDVGGRYESAASVIAVGDDDQSIYAFRGARVGNMADFIREFDVKNQIKLEQNYRSYSNILDCANALISHNNNRLGKNLRTSQGPGEPVRIYEAPSDLAEAAWMVDEIKQLVKNDGFTRQEIAVLYRSNAQSRVIESALFNSRIPYRVYGGLRFFERAEIKHALAYLRLLENPHDDTSFLRVVNFPARGIGARTIEVLQDTARSSGTSLSDAVTAVGGAAGTKLQGFVAQIDVLREQTQGRTLREIIETVEEQSGLIEHYRNEKEGADRIENLQELVTAAESFVTQEGFGRDAVAMPLDEQQNAPQLSQSPVSQGLDPNQPLLDEALRAPAGTAASMVNADTGETLSPLQAFLVHAALEAGDNQAQAGQDAVQLMTVHASKGLEFDAVFIGGVEEGLFPHENAMMDRGGLEEERRLAYVAITRARKRLYLSHSQTRMLHGQTRYNVKSRFFDELPEEALKWITPRQSGFGSFAPSSGAGGAWGSRGAGQFGSGSGWGGKQTEVFASPPVPQQKAEPAHGIKAGIAVFHNKFGEGKVLAVEGTGDDTRAQVSFGRHGTKWLALAIAKLTIVD, from the coding sequence ATGTTCCCGATCGACCTGCTTGACTCCGCGCCAGACGGTGCAAATTCCGGCGCCAATCCCGCCTCTCACTCGCCCCTGCTGACCGGCCTCAACGATGAGCAGCTGGCCGCAGTGACCCTGCCTGCGGGCCATGCGCTGATTCTGGCGGGTGCCGGCTCGGGCAAGACGCGTGTGCTGACCACGCGCATCGCCTGGCTGCTGCAGACCGGGCAGGCCACGCCCGGCTCCATCATGGCGGTGACCTTCACCAACAAGGCCGCCAAGGAGATGCTCACGCGCCTGTCGGCCATGCTGCCCTACAACGTGCGCGGCATGTGGATCGGCACGTTCCACGGCCTGTGCAACCGACTGCTGCGCGCCCACTATCAGGCAGCCAGGCTGCCGCAGGCGTTCCAGATTCTGGATACCCAGGATCAGCTTTCGGCCATCAAGCGCCTGTGCAAGCAGTTCAATGTGGATGACGAGCGCTTTCCGCCCAAGCAGCTGATGTACTTCATTGCGGGCTGCAAGGAAGAGGGCATGCGCCCTGGCGATGTGGTGGCGACCGACCCCGACACTCGCAAGAAAGTGGAGCTGTACCAGCTCTACGAAGAGCAATGCCAGCGCGAAGGCGTGGTCGATTTTGGTGAGCTGATGCTGCGCAGCTACGAGCTGCTGCGTGACGATGTCCATCTGCGCCACCACTACCAGCGCCGCTTTCAGCATATTTTGGTGGACGAGTTCCAGGACACCAACAAGCTGCAGTACCAGTGGCTCAAGCAACTGGCGGGCGATGATGTGGGCGGGCGCTACGAGTCGGCTGCCAGCGTGATTGCCGTGGGCGACGACGACCAGAGCATCTATGCCTTTCGCGGCGCGCGCGTGGGCAATATGGCGGACTTCATCCGCGAGTTTGACGTCAAAAACCAGATCAAGCTGGAGCAGAACTACCGCAGCTACAGCAACATCCTCGACTGCGCCAACGCCCTCATCAGCCACAACAACAACCGCCTTGGCAAGAACCTGCGCACCAGCCAGGGCCCGGGCGAGCCGGTGCGCATCTACGAAGCGCCCAGCGATCTGGCCGAGGCTGCGTGGATGGTTGACGAAATCAAGCAGCTGGTCAAAAACGATGGCTTCACGCGCCAGGAAATTGCCGTGCTCTACCGCAGCAATGCGCAAAGCCGGGTGATCGAGTCGGCGCTGTTCAATTCCAGAATTCCCTACCGTGTGTATGGCGGCCTGCGCTTTTTCGAGCGCGCCGAAATCAAGCATGCCCTGGCCTATCTGCGCCTGCTGGAGAATCCGCACGACGACACCAGTTTCCTGCGCGTGGTGAATTTCCCCGCACGCGGGATCGGCGCGCGCACGATCGAAGTCCTGCAGGACACGGCGCGCAGCAGCGGCACTTCGCTGAGCGACGCCGTCACCGCCGTGGGCGGCGCGGCAGGCACCAAGCTGCAGGGCTTTGTGGCACAGATCGATGTGCTGCGCGAGCAGACGCAAGGGCGCACGCTGCGTGAAATCATCGAGACCGTGGAAGAGCAAAGCGGCCTGATCGAGCATTACCGCAACGAGAAAGAGGGCGCGGACCGCATCGAGAACTTGCAGGAACTGGTCACGGCTGCCGAGAGCTTTGTGACCCAGGAAGGCTTTGGCCGCGATGCCGTGGCCATGCCGCTGGACGAGCAGCAGAACGCGCCGCAGCTGAGCCAGTCGCCGGTCAGCCAGGGGCTGGACCCGAATCAGCCGCTGCTGGACGAGGCGCTCAGGGCGCCGGCCGGTACGGCGGCCTCCATGGTCAATGCCGATACCGGTGAGACGCTGTCGCCGCTGCAGGCCTTTCTCGTGCATGCGGCACTGGAAGCGGGCGACAACCAGGCCCAGGCAGGCCAGGATGCCGTGCAGCTGATGACCGTGCATGCTTCCAAGGGCCTGGAGTTCGATGCCGTGTTCATAGGCGGTGTGGAGGAGGGTCTGTTCCCGCACGAGAACGCCATGATGGATCGCGGCGGTCTGGAGGAGGAGCGGCGCCTGGCCTATGTGGCCATCACGCGTGCGCGCAAGCGTCTGTATCTGAGCCATTCGCAGACGCGCATGCTGCATGGCCAGACGCGCTACAACGTCAAGAGTCGCTTCTTTGACGAGCTGCCTGAAGAAGCGCTCAAGTGGATCACGCCCAGGCAGAGCGGCTTTGGCAGCTTCGCCCCTTCCTCAGGGGCTGGCGGCGCCTGGGGATCCAGGGGCGCAGGCCAGTTCGGCTCCGGCTCGGGCTGGGGCGGCAAGCAGACCGAAGTCTTTGCCAGCCCGCCCGTGCCGCAGCAAAAGGCCGAGCCCGCGCACGGCATCAAGGCCGGTATCGCGGTGTTCCACAACAAGTTCGGCGAGGGCAAGGTGCTGGCGGTCGAAGGCACGGGTGACGATACACGTGCCCAGGTCAGCTTCGGCCGCCATGGCACCAAGTGGCTGGCGCTGGCGATTGCCAAGCTGACAATCGTTGACTGA
- a CDS encoding HlyD family secretion protein translates to MTENASSVNANPAAREQRRNRLLAALAGVVLLAGGAAGAYWWLHASHFVSTDNAYAAAEVAQVTPSIGGTVLEVLVRDTQAVKQGDVLVRIDPTDARLALAQAEAELARATRRVKGYVANDGGLKAQVTAREADEKRAAAQLLAAEADMERATIDLQRRQALAKSGSVSGEELTQAQNAFAAAKAQLASAVAAQAQARANREAAIGAKQVNATLIEGADAQTNPEVQLAQARRDQAQVDLDRSTVRAPVDGVVAKRSVQIGQRVQAGAPLMTVVPVQQIYVDANFKEGQLGKVRVGQRVQLQSDLYGSDVKYSGTVVGFSGGSGSAFAAIPAQNATGNWIKVVQRLPVRIQLDAAELARNPLRVGLSMQVTVDTRSGPADAAGVATTAAQ, encoded by the coding sequence ATGACTGAAAACGCTTCTTCCGTGAACGCGAATCCTGCTGCGCGCGAACAGCGCCGCAACCGGCTGCTGGCCGCGCTGGCAGGTGTGGTGCTGCTTGCCGGTGGGGCCGCCGGCGCCTATTGGTGGCTGCATGCCTCCCACTTCGTCTCCACCGACAACGCCTATGCGGCGGCCGAGGTGGCACAGGTCACGCCGTCCATAGGCGGCACGGTGCTGGAGGTGCTGGTCAGGGACACCCAGGCCGTCAAGCAAGGCGATGTGCTGGTGCGCATCGATCCCACGGACGCCAGGCTGGCACTGGCCCAGGCCGAGGCCGAGCTGGCCCGCGCCACGCGCCGCGTCAAGGGCTATGTGGCCAACGATGGCGGGCTGAAAGCGCAGGTCACGGCACGCGAGGCCGACGAAAAACGCGCCGCCGCCCAGTTGCTGGCAGCCGAGGCCGATATGGAGCGTGCCACCATCGACCTGCAGCGCCGCCAGGCCCTGGCCAAGAGCGGTTCGGTCTCGGGCGAGGAACTGACGCAGGCGCAGAATGCTTTTGCCGCAGCCAAGGCACAGCTCGCATCGGCCGTGGCCGCGCAGGCACAGGCCAGGGCCAACCGCGAAGCCGCCATTGGCGCCAAGCAGGTCAACGCCACCTTGATCGAGGGCGCGGATGCCCAGACCAATCCCGAGGTGCAGCTGGCGCAGGCGCGGCGCGACCAGGCCCAGGTCGATCTGGATCGCAGCACGGTGCGTGCTCCCGTCGATGGCGTGGTGGCCAAGCGCAGCGTGCAGATCGGGCAGCGCGTGCAGGCCGGTGCGCCCCTGATGACGGTGGTGCCGGTGCAGCAGATCTATGTGGATGCCAACTTCAAGGAAGGCCAGCTGGGCAAGGTGCGTGTGGGCCAGCGCGTGCAGCTGCAGTCCGATCTGTACGGCAGCGATGTGAAGTACAGCGGCACTGTGGTGGGCTTCAGCGGCGGCTCCGGCTCGGCGTTTGCGGCCATTCCCGCGCAGAACGCCACGGGCAACTGGATCAAGGTGGTGCAGCGCCTGCCCGTGCGCATTCAGCTCGATGCCGCCGAGCTGGCCAGGAACCCGCTGCGCGTGGGCCTGTCCATGCAGGTGACGGTGGACACCCGCAGCGGCCCTGCCGACGCAGCCGGCGTGGCGACCACGGCCGCGCAGTGA
- a CDS encoding TetR/AcrR family transcriptional regulator encodes MRTKTEEKRQAIIDVAAATFGELGFERTSMSEICTRLGGSKATLYNYFPSKEALFLEVMFQASEADFQNTMLALQASNDDAAQTLRNFGQRFLGLLYSPEVMAVRRLLVCEGGRANIGQRCWDMGPARGNAAINAFLQQGIERRLLRNADTEVMRHHLLALLEAELLPRFMFQHLPAPSAQEIALCTEHAVDAFMRVYGTAGETQDKAAL; translated from the coding sequence ATGCGCACCAAAACGGAAGAAAAGCGACAAGCCATCATTGACGTTGCAGCGGCCACCTTTGGCGAACTGGGCTTCGAGCGCACTTCCATGTCCGAGATCTGCACGCGGCTGGGCGGCTCCAAGGCCACGCTCTACAACTACTTTCCGTCCAAGGAAGCGCTGTTCCTGGAGGTGATGTTCCAGGCCTCCGAGGCCGACTTCCAGAACACCATGCTGGCGCTGCAGGCCAGCAATGACGATGCGGCACAGACGCTGCGCAACTTTGGCCAGCGTTTCCTGGGCCTGCTGTACTCGCCGGAGGTGATGGCCGTGCGCCGCCTGCTGGTCTGCGAAGGCGGGCGCGCCAATATCGGCCAGCGCTGCTGGGACATGGGACCGGCGCGCGGCAACGCCGCCATCAATGCCTTTTTGCAGCAGGGCATCGAGCGCCGCCTGCTGCGCAATGCAGACACCGAGGTCATGCGCCATCACCTGCTGGCGTTGCTGGAGGCCGAGTTGCTGCCGCGCTTCATGTTCCAGCATCTGCCCGCCCCTTCTGCGCAGGAGATTGCCCTGTGCACCGAGCACGCTGTGGATGCCTTCATGCGGGTCTATGGCACAGCCGGCGAGACGCAGGACAAGGCAGCCCTATAA
- a CDS encoding GMP reductase, with protein MEIFDYDNILLLPRICRVESRSECDTSVVLGNRSFKLPVVPANMKTVVDEKICTYLAQNGFFYVMHRFDIDNVAFTKDMQSKGLFASISLGVKQPDYETVDRFVADGICPEYITIDIAHGHAESVKNMIAYIKAKIPAAFVIAGNVATPEAVIDLENWGADATKVGVGPGKVCITKLKTGFGTGGWQLSALKWCARVATKPIIADGGIRSHGDIAKSIRFGATMVMIGSLFAGHEESPGKTVEVDGQLFKEYYGSASDFNKGEYKHVEGKRILEPVKGPLMNTLVEMQQDVQSSISYAGGTKLMDIRKVNYVILGGDNAGEHLLM; from the coding sequence ATGGAAATCTTCGACTACGACAACATTCTTCTGCTGCCCCGCATATGCCGCGTGGAAAGCCGTTCGGAATGTGACACCAGCGTCGTGCTGGGCAACCGCAGCTTCAAGCTGCCCGTGGTGCCCGCCAACATGAAGACGGTGGTGGACGAGAAGATCTGCACTTATCTGGCACAAAACGGTTTCTTCTATGTGATGCACCGTTTTGACATCGACAACGTGGCCTTCACCAAGGACATGCAGTCCAAGGGACTGTTTGCCTCCATTTCTTTGGGCGTCAAGCAACCCGACTACGAAACGGTAGACCGCTTCGTGGCCGACGGCATCTGCCCCGAATACATCACCATCGACATTGCCCACGGCCATGCCGAGAGCGTGAAGAACATGATTGCCTACATCAAGGCCAAGATCCCTGCGGCCTTTGTGATTGCCGGCAACGTCGCCACGCCTGAAGCAGTGATCGACCTCGAAAACTGGGGTGCGGACGCCACCAAGGTCGGCGTGGGCCCCGGCAAGGTTTGCATCACCAAGCTCAAGACCGGCTTCGGCACGGGCGGCTGGCAGCTGTCGGCGCTCAAGTGGTGCGCCCGCGTGGCGACCAAGCCCATCATTGCCGACGGCGGCATCCGCAGCCACGGCGACATTGCCAAGAGCATCCGTTTCGGTGCCACCATGGTGATGATCGGCTCCCTGTTCGCGGGCCATGAAGAGTCGCCCGGCAAGACCGTGGAAGTGGACGGCCAGCTGTTCAAGGAGTACTACGGCTCGGCCTCCGACTTCAACAAGGGCGAGTACAAGCATGTGGAAGGCAAGCGCATTCTCGAGCCCGTCAAGGGCCCGCTGATGAACACGCTGGTCGAGATGCAGCAGGACGTACAGTCCTCCATCAGCTACGCAGGCGGCACCAAGCTCATGGACATCCGCAAGGTCAACTACGTCATCCTCGGCGGCGACAACGCCGGCGAGCATCTGCTGATGTAG